A genomic region of Catharus ustulatus isolate bCatUst1 chromosome 32, bCatUst1.pri.v2, whole genome shotgun sequence contains the following coding sequences:
- the LOC117009329 gene encoding solute carrier family 22 member 6-A-like isoform X3, which translates to MPFGAVLAQVGGLGRFQVLQTALLAVPILLMASHNLLQNFTAAVPPHRCRVPSVPSATPAVPSATPAVPSATPPPPGATPDATSAASRDTLRGPDTVPRSPGGTSGSPGATLRSPNGPGATHVTLDGTVTPDGSWGSSNDTLGPAGATLGWSNVTPGSLDVTLGSCRRYVASPPANVTGGPRATEPCRDGWDYDRSVYVSTIVTEWDLVCGYRQLRQMAQSIYMAGVLVGALVLGGLSDRFGRKAMLMWSYLQLGVMGTCTAFAPNYASYCVFRFAGGMALSGFGLSIACLVVEWIPTPYRAITVAITGFAYTLGQIILAGVAYAVPHWRWLQLSVSLPFFVFLFYSWWLAESARWLVLSGRAERAVRVLQRVAAFNNRSEEGEKITVEMLKSNMKEELAALKSSYTVSDLVRTPVIRHIFFCLSIVWFSISFSYYGLAMDLQNFGVSIYLIQVIFGAVDFPAKVVVTVSLSYVGRRLSLVVALFLAGLVIVANIFVPTELQTVRTALAVIGKGCLSASFNCVFLYTTELYPTPISTMARVGGIVAPLVKMMDEYYPFLPPTVYGVAPVVAAVTAAFLPETLNAPLPDTIEEVENRPKRRPAGDPKEKIALQPQDGPPLKEA; encoded by the exons aTGCCGTTCGGGGCGGTGCTGGCGCAGGTCGGGGGCCTGGGCCGGTTCCAGGTGCTGCAGACGGCGCTGCTGGCGGTGCCCATCCTGCTCATGGCGAGCCACAACCTGCTGCAGaacttcactgctgctgtccccccgCACCGCTGCCgcgtcccctctgtccccagcgccacccccgctgtccccagcgcCACCCCCGCCGTCCCCAGCGCCACCCCGCCACCACCCGGAGCCACCCCCGATGCCACCTCAGCAGCGTCTCGTGACACCTTGAGAGGCCCCGACACCGTCCCGAGGTCTCCTGGTGGCACCTCGGGGTCACCCGGTGCCACCCTGAGGTCCCCCAATGGCCCCGGTGCCACCCACGTCACCCTCGATGGCACCGTGACCCCCGATGGCTCCTGGGGGTCCTCCAATGACACCCTGGGACCCGCCGGTGCCACGCTGGGGTGGTCCAATGTCACCCCGGGCTCCCTCGATGTCACCCTGGGCTCCTGCCGGCGCTATGTGGCCTCGCCCCCTGCCAATGTCACCGGCGGTCCCCGCGCCACCGAGCCCTGCCGGGACGGGTGGGACTACGACCGCAGCGTCTACGTGTCCACCATTGTCACCGAG TGGGACCTGGTCTGTGGCTACCGGCAGCTGCGGCAGATGGCCCAGTCCATCTACATGGCCGGGGTCCTGGTGGGCGCCCTGGTCCTGGGGGGCCTCTCGGACAG GTTTGGGCGCAAGGCCATGCTGATGTGGTCCTACCTGCAgctgggggtgatggggacGTGCACGGCCTTCGCCCCCAACTACGCCTCCTACTGCGTCTTCCGCTTCGCCGGCGGGATGGCGCTGTCCGGCTTCGGCCTCAGCATCGCCTGCCTGG TGGTGGAGTGGATCCCCACCCCGTACCGCGCCATCACCGTGGCCATCACCGGCTTCGCCTACACCCTGGGCCAGATCATCCTGGCCGGGGTGGCCTACGCCGTCCCCCACTGGcgctggctgcagctctccgTGTCCCTGCCCTTCTTCGTCTTCCTCTTCTACTCCTG GTGGCTGGCGGAGTCGGCGCGGTGGCTGGTGCTCTCGGGCAGGGCCGAGCGCGCCGTGAGGGTCCTGCAGCGCGTGGCCGCCTTCAACAACCGCAGCGAGGAGGGCGAGAAGATCACGGTGGAG ATGTTGAAGTCCAACATGAAGGAGGAGCTGGCGGCGCTGAAATCCTCCTACACCGTCTCCGACCTGGTCCGGACCCCCGTGATCCGCCACATCTTCTTCTGCCTCTCCATCgtctg GTTCTCCATCAGTTTCTCCTACTACGGCCTGGCCATGGACCTGCAGAACTTTGGGGTCAGCATTTACCTCATCCAGGTGATTTTCGGCGCCGTTGACTTCCCGGCCAAGGTGGTGGTCACCGTGTCCCTGAGCTACGTGGGCCGGCGGCTCTCGCTCGTGGTGGCCTTGTTCTTGGCAGGGCTGGTCATCGTGGCCAACATCTTTGTGCCCACAG AGCTGCAGACGGTGCGCACGGCGCTGGCCGTCATCGGCAAGGGCTGCCTCTCCGCCTCCTTCAACTGCGTCTTCCTCTACACCACCGAGCTCTACCCCACCCCCATCAG CACCATGGCGCGCGTGGGCGGCATCGTGGCGCCGCTGGTGAAGATGATGGATGAGTATTACCCCTTCCTGCCCCCCACCGTCTACGGCGTGGCGCCCGTGGTGGCGGCCGTGACGGCCGCGTTCCTGCCCGAGACCCTCAACGCGCCCCTGCCCGACACCATCGAGGAGGTGGAGAACAG gcCCAAGCGGCGGCCGGCCGGTGACCCCAAGGAGAAGATCGCGCTCCAGCCCCAGGACGGGCCCCCCCTGAAGGAGGCCTGA
- the LOC117009329 gene encoding solute carrier family 22 member 6-A-like isoform X1 produces MPFGAVLAQVGGLGRFQVLQTALLAVPILLMASHNLLQNFTAAVPPHRCRVPSVPSATPAVPSATPAVPSATPPPPGATPDATSAASRDTLRGPDTVPRSPGGTSGSPGATLRSPNGPGATHVTLDGTVTPDGSWGSSNDTLGPAGATLGWSNVTPGSLDVTLGSCRRYVASPPANVTGGPRATEPCRDGWDYDRSVYVSTIVTEWDLVCGYRQLRQMAQSIYMAGVLVGALVLGGLSDRFGRKAMLMWSYLQLGVMGTCTAFAPNYASYCVFRFAGGMALSGFGLSIACLVVEWIPTPYRAITVAITGFAYTLGQIILAGVAYAVPHWRWLQLSVSLPFFVFLFYSWWLAESARWLVLSGRAERAVRVLQRVAAFNNRSEEGEKITVEMLKSNMKEELAALKSSYTVSDLVRTPVIRHIFFCLSIVWFSISFSYYGLAMDLQNFGVSIYLIQVIFGAVDFPAKVVVTVSLSYVGRRLSLVVALFLAGLVIVANIFVPTASRCPRRAADGAHGAGRHRQGLPLRLLQLRLPLHHRALPHPHQTGLGFGSTMARVGGIVAPLVKMMDEYYPFLPPTVYGVAPVVAAVTAAFLPETLNAPLPDTIEEVENRPKRRPAGDPKEKIALQPQDGPPLKEA; encoded by the exons aTGCCGTTCGGGGCGGTGCTGGCGCAGGTCGGGGGCCTGGGCCGGTTCCAGGTGCTGCAGACGGCGCTGCTGGCGGTGCCCATCCTGCTCATGGCGAGCCACAACCTGCTGCAGaacttcactgctgctgtccccccgCACCGCTGCCgcgtcccctctgtccccagcgccacccccgctgtccccagcgcCACCCCCGCCGTCCCCAGCGCCACCCCGCCACCACCCGGAGCCACCCCCGATGCCACCTCAGCAGCGTCTCGTGACACCTTGAGAGGCCCCGACACCGTCCCGAGGTCTCCTGGTGGCACCTCGGGGTCACCCGGTGCCACCCTGAGGTCCCCCAATGGCCCCGGTGCCACCCACGTCACCCTCGATGGCACCGTGACCCCCGATGGCTCCTGGGGGTCCTCCAATGACACCCTGGGACCCGCCGGTGCCACGCTGGGGTGGTCCAATGTCACCCCGGGCTCCCTCGATGTCACCCTGGGCTCCTGCCGGCGCTATGTGGCCTCGCCCCCTGCCAATGTCACCGGCGGTCCCCGCGCCACCGAGCCCTGCCGGGACGGGTGGGACTACGACCGCAGCGTCTACGTGTCCACCATTGTCACCGAG TGGGACCTGGTCTGTGGCTACCGGCAGCTGCGGCAGATGGCCCAGTCCATCTACATGGCCGGGGTCCTGGTGGGCGCCCTGGTCCTGGGGGGCCTCTCGGACAG GTTTGGGCGCAAGGCCATGCTGATGTGGTCCTACCTGCAgctgggggtgatggggacGTGCACGGCCTTCGCCCCCAACTACGCCTCCTACTGCGTCTTCCGCTTCGCCGGCGGGATGGCGCTGTCCGGCTTCGGCCTCAGCATCGCCTGCCTGG TGGTGGAGTGGATCCCCACCCCGTACCGCGCCATCACCGTGGCCATCACCGGCTTCGCCTACACCCTGGGCCAGATCATCCTGGCCGGGGTGGCCTACGCCGTCCCCCACTGGcgctggctgcagctctccgTGTCCCTGCCCTTCTTCGTCTTCCTCTTCTACTCCTG GTGGCTGGCGGAGTCGGCGCGGTGGCTGGTGCTCTCGGGCAGGGCCGAGCGCGCCGTGAGGGTCCTGCAGCGCGTGGCCGCCTTCAACAACCGCAGCGAGGAGGGCGAGAAGATCACGGTGGAG ATGTTGAAGTCCAACATGAAGGAGGAGCTGGCGGCGCTGAAATCCTCCTACACCGTCTCCGACCTGGTCCGGACCCCCGTGATCCGCCACATCTTCTTCTGCCTCTCCATCgtctg GTTCTCCATCAGTTTCTCCTACTACGGCCTGGCCATGGACCTGCAGAACTTTGGGGTCAGCATTTACCTCATCCAGGTGATTTTCGGCGCCGTTGACTTCCCGGCCAAGGTGGTGGTCACCGTGTCCCTGAGCTACGTGGGCCGGCGGCTCTCGCTCGTGGTGGCCTTGTTCTTGGCAGGGCTGGTCATCGTGGCCAACATCTTTGTGCCCACAG cgTCGCGGTGTCCCCGCAGAGCTGCAGACGGTGCGCACGGCGCTGGCCGTCATCGGCAAGGGCTGCCTCTCCGCCTCCTTCAACTGCGTCTTCCTCTACACCACCGAGCTCTACCCCACCCCCATCAG ACGGGGCTGGGCTTCGGCAGCACCATGGCGCGCGTGGGCGGCATCGTGGCGCCGCTGGTGAAGATGATGGATGAGTATTACCCCTTCCTGCCCCCCACCGTCTACGGCGTGGCGCCCGTGGTGGCGGCCGTGACGGCCGCGTTCCTGCCCGAGACCCTCAACGCGCCCCTGCCCGACACCATCGAGGAGGTGGAGAACAG gcCCAAGCGGCGGCCGGCCGGTGACCCCAAGGAGAAGATCGCGCTCCAGCCCCAGGACGGGCCCCCCCTGAAGGAGGCCTGA
- the LOC117009329 gene encoding solute carrier family 22 member 6-A-like isoform X2 — protein MPFGAVLAQVGGLGRFQVLQTALLAVPILLMASHNLLQNFTAAVPPHRCRVPSVPSATPAVPSATPAVPSATPPPPGATPDATSAASRDTLRGPDTVPRSPGGTSGSPGATLRSPNGPGATHVTLDGTVTPDGSWGSSNDTLGPAGATLGWSNVTPGSLDVTLGSCRRYVASPPANVTGGPRATEPCRDGWDYDRSVYVSTIVTEWDLVCGYRQLRQMAQSIYMAGVLVGALVLGGLSDRFGRKAMLMWSYLQLGVMGTCTAFAPNYASYCVFRFAGGMALSGFGLSIACLVVEWIPTPYRAITVAITGFAYTLGQIILAGVAYAVPHWRWLQLSVSLPFFVFLFYSWWLAESARWLVLSGRAERAVRVLQRVAAFNNRSEEGEKITVEMLKSNMKEELAALKSSYTVSDLVRTPVIRHIFFCLSIVWFSISFSYYGLAMDLQNFGVSIYLIQVIFGAVDFPAKVVVTVSLSYVGRRLSLVVALFLAGLVIVANIFVPTELQTVRTALAVIGKGCLSASFNCVFLYTTELYPTPIRQTGLGFGSTMARVGGIVAPLVKMMDEYYPFLPPTVYGVAPVVAAVTAAFLPETLNAPLPDTIEEVENRPKRRPAGDPKEKIALQPQDGPPLKEA, from the exons aTGCCGTTCGGGGCGGTGCTGGCGCAGGTCGGGGGCCTGGGCCGGTTCCAGGTGCTGCAGACGGCGCTGCTGGCGGTGCCCATCCTGCTCATGGCGAGCCACAACCTGCTGCAGaacttcactgctgctgtccccccgCACCGCTGCCgcgtcccctctgtccccagcgccacccccgctgtccccagcgcCACCCCCGCCGTCCCCAGCGCCACCCCGCCACCACCCGGAGCCACCCCCGATGCCACCTCAGCAGCGTCTCGTGACACCTTGAGAGGCCCCGACACCGTCCCGAGGTCTCCTGGTGGCACCTCGGGGTCACCCGGTGCCACCCTGAGGTCCCCCAATGGCCCCGGTGCCACCCACGTCACCCTCGATGGCACCGTGACCCCCGATGGCTCCTGGGGGTCCTCCAATGACACCCTGGGACCCGCCGGTGCCACGCTGGGGTGGTCCAATGTCACCCCGGGCTCCCTCGATGTCACCCTGGGCTCCTGCCGGCGCTATGTGGCCTCGCCCCCTGCCAATGTCACCGGCGGTCCCCGCGCCACCGAGCCCTGCCGGGACGGGTGGGACTACGACCGCAGCGTCTACGTGTCCACCATTGTCACCGAG TGGGACCTGGTCTGTGGCTACCGGCAGCTGCGGCAGATGGCCCAGTCCATCTACATGGCCGGGGTCCTGGTGGGCGCCCTGGTCCTGGGGGGCCTCTCGGACAG GTTTGGGCGCAAGGCCATGCTGATGTGGTCCTACCTGCAgctgggggtgatggggacGTGCACGGCCTTCGCCCCCAACTACGCCTCCTACTGCGTCTTCCGCTTCGCCGGCGGGATGGCGCTGTCCGGCTTCGGCCTCAGCATCGCCTGCCTGG TGGTGGAGTGGATCCCCACCCCGTACCGCGCCATCACCGTGGCCATCACCGGCTTCGCCTACACCCTGGGCCAGATCATCCTGGCCGGGGTGGCCTACGCCGTCCCCCACTGGcgctggctgcagctctccgTGTCCCTGCCCTTCTTCGTCTTCCTCTTCTACTCCTG GTGGCTGGCGGAGTCGGCGCGGTGGCTGGTGCTCTCGGGCAGGGCCGAGCGCGCCGTGAGGGTCCTGCAGCGCGTGGCCGCCTTCAACAACCGCAGCGAGGAGGGCGAGAAGATCACGGTGGAG ATGTTGAAGTCCAACATGAAGGAGGAGCTGGCGGCGCTGAAATCCTCCTACACCGTCTCCGACCTGGTCCGGACCCCCGTGATCCGCCACATCTTCTTCTGCCTCTCCATCgtctg GTTCTCCATCAGTTTCTCCTACTACGGCCTGGCCATGGACCTGCAGAACTTTGGGGTCAGCATTTACCTCATCCAGGTGATTTTCGGCGCCGTTGACTTCCCGGCCAAGGTGGTGGTCACCGTGTCCCTGAGCTACGTGGGCCGGCGGCTCTCGCTCGTGGTGGCCTTGTTCTTGGCAGGGCTGGTCATCGTGGCCAACATCTTTGTGCCCACAG AGCTGCAGACGGTGCGCACGGCGCTGGCCGTCATCGGCAAGGGCTGCCTCTCCGCCTCCTTCAACTGCGTCTTCCTCTACACCACCGAGCTCTACCCCACCCCCATCAG GCAGACGGGGCTGGGCTTCGGCAGCACCATGGCGCGCGTGGGCGGCATCGTGGCGCCGCTGGTGAAGATGATGGATGAGTATTACCCCTTCCTGCCCCCCACCGTCTACGGCGTGGCGCCCGTGGTGGCGGCCGTGACGGCCGCGTTCCTGCCCGAGACCCTCAACGCGCCCCTGCCCGACACCATCGAGGAGGTGGAGAACAG gcCCAAGCGGCGGCCGGCCGGTGACCCCAAGGAGAAGATCGCGCTCCAGCCCCAGGACGGGCCCCCCCTGAAGGAGGCCTGA
- the LOC117009329 gene encoding solute carrier family 22 member 6-A-like isoform X4: protein MPFGAVLAQVGGLGRFQVLQTALLAVPILLMASHNLLQNFTAAVPPHRCRVPSVPSATPAVPSATPAVPSATPPPPGATPDATSAASRDTLRGPDTVPRSPGGTSGSPGATLRSPNGPGATHVTLDGTVTPDGSWGSSNDTLGPAGATLGWSNVTPGSLDVTLGSCRRYVASPPANVTGGPRATEPCRDGWDYDRSVYVSTIVTEWDLVCGYRQLRQMAQSIYMAGVLVGALVLGGLSDRFGRKAMLMWSYLQLGVMGTCTAFAPNYASYCVFRFAGGMALSGFGLSIACLVVEWIPTPYRAITVAITGFAYTLGQIILAGVAYAVPHWRWLQLSVSLPFFVFLFYSWWLAESARWLVLSGRAERAVRVLQRVAAFNNRSEEGEKITVEMLKSNMKEELAALKSSYTVSDLVRTPVIRHIFFCLSIVWFSISFSYYGLAMDLQNFGVSIYLIQVIFGAVDFPAKVVVTVSLSYVGRRLSLVVALFLAGLVIVANIFVPTASRCPRRAADGAHGAGRHRQGLPLRLLQLRLPLHHRALPHPHQADGAGLRQHHGARGRHRGAAGEDDG from the exons aTGCCGTTCGGGGCGGTGCTGGCGCAGGTCGGGGGCCTGGGCCGGTTCCAGGTGCTGCAGACGGCGCTGCTGGCGGTGCCCATCCTGCTCATGGCGAGCCACAACCTGCTGCAGaacttcactgctgctgtccccccgCACCGCTGCCgcgtcccctctgtccccagcgccacccccgctgtccccagcgcCACCCCCGCCGTCCCCAGCGCCACCCCGCCACCACCCGGAGCCACCCCCGATGCCACCTCAGCAGCGTCTCGTGACACCTTGAGAGGCCCCGACACCGTCCCGAGGTCTCCTGGTGGCACCTCGGGGTCACCCGGTGCCACCCTGAGGTCCCCCAATGGCCCCGGTGCCACCCACGTCACCCTCGATGGCACCGTGACCCCCGATGGCTCCTGGGGGTCCTCCAATGACACCCTGGGACCCGCCGGTGCCACGCTGGGGTGGTCCAATGTCACCCCGGGCTCCCTCGATGTCACCCTGGGCTCCTGCCGGCGCTATGTGGCCTCGCCCCCTGCCAATGTCACCGGCGGTCCCCGCGCCACCGAGCCCTGCCGGGACGGGTGGGACTACGACCGCAGCGTCTACGTGTCCACCATTGTCACCGAG TGGGACCTGGTCTGTGGCTACCGGCAGCTGCGGCAGATGGCCCAGTCCATCTACATGGCCGGGGTCCTGGTGGGCGCCCTGGTCCTGGGGGGCCTCTCGGACAG GTTTGGGCGCAAGGCCATGCTGATGTGGTCCTACCTGCAgctgggggtgatggggacGTGCACGGCCTTCGCCCCCAACTACGCCTCCTACTGCGTCTTCCGCTTCGCCGGCGGGATGGCGCTGTCCGGCTTCGGCCTCAGCATCGCCTGCCTGG TGGTGGAGTGGATCCCCACCCCGTACCGCGCCATCACCGTGGCCATCACCGGCTTCGCCTACACCCTGGGCCAGATCATCCTGGCCGGGGTGGCCTACGCCGTCCCCCACTGGcgctggctgcagctctccgTGTCCCTGCCCTTCTTCGTCTTCCTCTTCTACTCCTG GTGGCTGGCGGAGTCGGCGCGGTGGCTGGTGCTCTCGGGCAGGGCCGAGCGCGCCGTGAGGGTCCTGCAGCGCGTGGCCGCCTTCAACAACCGCAGCGAGGAGGGCGAGAAGATCACGGTGGAG ATGTTGAAGTCCAACATGAAGGAGGAGCTGGCGGCGCTGAAATCCTCCTACACCGTCTCCGACCTGGTCCGGACCCCCGTGATCCGCCACATCTTCTTCTGCCTCTCCATCgtctg GTTCTCCATCAGTTTCTCCTACTACGGCCTGGCCATGGACCTGCAGAACTTTGGGGTCAGCATTTACCTCATCCAGGTGATTTTCGGCGCCGTTGACTTCCCGGCCAAGGTGGTGGTCACCGTGTCCCTGAGCTACGTGGGCCGGCGGCTCTCGCTCGTGGTGGCCTTGTTCTTGGCAGGGCTGGTCATCGTGGCCAACATCTTTGTGCCCACAG cgTCGCGGTGTCCCCGCAGAGCTGCAGACGGTGCGCACGGCGCTGGCCGTCATCGGCAAGGGCTGCCTCTCCGCCTCCTTCAACTGCGTCTTCCTCTACACCACCGAGCTCTACCCCACCCCCATCAG GCAGACGGGGCTGGGCTTCGGCAGCACCATGGCGCGCGTGGGCGGCATCGTGGCGCCGCTGGTGAAGATGATGGATGA
- the LOC117009329 gene encoding solute carrier family 22 member 6-A-like isoform X5: protein MPFGAVLAQVGGLGRFQVLQTALLAVPILLMASHNLLQNFTAAVPPHRCRVPSVPSATPAVPSATPAVPSATPPPPGATPDATSAASRDTLRGPDTVPRSPGGTSGSPGATLRSPNGPGATHVTLDGTVTPDGSWGSSNDTLGPAGATLGWSNVTPGSLDVTLGSCRRYVASPPANVTGGPRATEPCRDGWDYDRSVYVSTIVTEWDLVCGYRQLRQMAQSIYMAGVLVGALVLGGLSDRFGRKAMLMWSYLQLGVMGTCTAFAPNYASYCVFRFAGGMALSGFGLSIACLVVEWIPTPYRAITVAITGFAYTLGQIILAGVAYAVPHWRWLQLSVSLPFFVFLFYSWWLAESARWLVLSGRAERAVRVLQRVAAFNNRSEEGEKITVEMLKSNMKEELAALKSSYTVSDLVRTPVIRHIFFCLSIVWFSISFSYYGLAMDLQNFGVSIYLIQVIFGAVDFPAKVVVTVSLSYVGRRLSLVVALFLAGLVIVANIFVPTASRCPRRAADGAHGAGRHRQGLPLRLLQLRLPLHHRALPHPHQHHGARGRHRGAAGEDDG, encoded by the exons aTGCCGTTCGGGGCGGTGCTGGCGCAGGTCGGGGGCCTGGGCCGGTTCCAGGTGCTGCAGACGGCGCTGCTGGCGGTGCCCATCCTGCTCATGGCGAGCCACAACCTGCTGCAGaacttcactgctgctgtccccccgCACCGCTGCCgcgtcccctctgtccccagcgccacccccgctgtccccagcgcCACCCCCGCCGTCCCCAGCGCCACCCCGCCACCACCCGGAGCCACCCCCGATGCCACCTCAGCAGCGTCTCGTGACACCTTGAGAGGCCCCGACACCGTCCCGAGGTCTCCTGGTGGCACCTCGGGGTCACCCGGTGCCACCCTGAGGTCCCCCAATGGCCCCGGTGCCACCCACGTCACCCTCGATGGCACCGTGACCCCCGATGGCTCCTGGGGGTCCTCCAATGACACCCTGGGACCCGCCGGTGCCACGCTGGGGTGGTCCAATGTCACCCCGGGCTCCCTCGATGTCACCCTGGGCTCCTGCCGGCGCTATGTGGCCTCGCCCCCTGCCAATGTCACCGGCGGTCCCCGCGCCACCGAGCCCTGCCGGGACGGGTGGGACTACGACCGCAGCGTCTACGTGTCCACCATTGTCACCGAG TGGGACCTGGTCTGTGGCTACCGGCAGCTGCGGCAGATGGCCCAGTCCATCTACATGGCCGGGGTCCTGGTGGGCGCCCTGGTCCTGGGGGGCCTCTCGGACAG GTTTGGGCGCAAGGCCATGCTGATGTGGTCCTACCTGCAgctgggggtgatggggacGTGCACGGCCTTCGCCCCCAACTACGCCTCCTACTGCGTCTTCCGCTTCGCCGGCGGGATGGCGCTGTCCGGCTTCGGCCTCAGCATCGCCTGCCTGG TGGTGGAGTGGATCCCCACCCCGTACCGCGCCATCACCGTGGCCATCACCGGCTTCGCCTACACCCTGGGCCAGATCATCCTGGCCGGGGTGGCCTACGCCGTCCCCCACTGGcgctggctgcagctctccgTGTCCCTGCCCTTCTTCGTCTTCCTCTTCTACTCCTG GTGGCTGGCGGAGTCGGCGCGGTGGCTGGTGCTCTCGGGCAGGGCCGAGCGCGCCGTGAGGGTCCTGCAGCGCGTGGCCGCCTTCAACAACCGCAGCGAGGAGGGCGAGAAGATCACGGTGGAG ATGTTGAAGTCCAACATGAAGGAGGAGCTGGCGGCGCTGAAATCCTCCTACACCGTCTCCGACCTGGTCCGGACCCCCGTGATCCGCCACATCTTCTTCTGCCTCTCCATCgtctg GTTCTCCATCAGTTTCTCCTACTACGGCCTGGCCATGGACCTGCAGAACTTTGGGGTCAGCATTTACCTCATCCAGGTGATTTTCGGCGCCGTTGACTTCCCGGCCAAGGTGGTGGTCACCGTGTCCCTGAGCTACGTGGGCCGGCGGCTCTCGCTCGTGGTGGCCTTGTTCTTGGCAGGGCTGGTCATCGTGGCCAACATCTTTGTGCCCACAG cgTCGCGGTGTCCCCGCAGAGCTGCAGACGGTGCGCACGGCGCTGGCCGTCATCGGCAAGGGCTGCCTCTCCGCCTCCTTCAACTGCGTCTTCCTCTACACCACCGAGCTCTACCCCACCCCCATCAG CACCATGGCGCGCGTGGGCGGCATCGTGGCGCCGCTGGTGAAGATGATGGATGA
- the LOC117009329 gene encoding solute carrier family 22 member 6-A-like isoform X6 → MPFGAVLAQVGGLGRFQVLQTALLAVPILLMASHNLLQNFTAAVPPHRCRVPSVPSATPAVPSATPAVPSATPPPPGATPDATSAASRDTLRGPDTVPRSPGGTSGSPGATLRSPNGPGATHVTLDGTVTPDGSWGSSNDTLGPAGATLGWSNVTPGSLDVTLGSCRRYVASPPANVTGGPRATEPCRDGWDYDRSVYVSTIVTEWDLVCGYRQLRQMAQSIYMAGVLVGALVLGGLSDRFGRKAMLMWSYLQLGVMGTCTAFAPNYASYCVFRFAGGMALSGFGLSIACLVVEWIPTPYRAITVAITGFAYTLGQIILAGVAYAVPHWRWLQLSVSLPFFVFLFYSWWLAESARWLVLSGRAERAVRVLQRVAAFNNRSEEGEKITVEMLKSNMKEELAALKSSYTVSDLVRTPVIRHIFFCLSIVWFSISFSYYGLAMDLQNFGVSIYLIQVIFGAVDFPAKVVVTVSLSYVGRRLSLVVALFLAGLVIVANIFVPTELQTVRTALAVIGKGCLSASFNCVFLYTTELYPTPIRRGWASAAPWRAWAASWRRW, encoded by the exons aTGCCGTTCGGGGCGGTGCTGGCGCAGGTCGGGGGCCTGGGCCGGTTCCAGGTGCTGCAGACGGCGCTGCTGGCGGTGCCCATCCTGCTCATGGCGAGCCACAACCTGCTGCAGaacttcactgctgctgtccccccgCACCGCTGCCgcgtcccctctgtccccagcgccacccccgctgtccccagcgcCACCCCCGCCGTCCCCAGCGCCACCCCGCCACCACCCGGAGCCACCCCCGATGCCACCTCAGCAGCGTCTCGTGACACCTTGAGAGGCCCCGACACCGTCCCGAGGTCTCCTGGTGGCACCTCGGGGTCACCCGGTGCCACCCTGAGGTCCCCCAATGGCCCCGGTGCCACCCACGTCACCCTCGATGGCACCGTGACCCCCGATGGCTCCTGGGGGTCCTCCAATGACACCCTGGGACCCGCCGGTGCCACGCTGGGGTGGTCCAATGTCACCCCGGGCTCCCTCGATGTCACCCTGGGCTCCTGCCGGCGCTATGTGGCCTCGCCCCCTGCCAATGTCACCGGCGGTCCCCGCGCCACCGAGCCCTGCCGGGACGGGTGGGACTACGACCGCAGCGTCTACGTGTCCACCATTGTCACCGAG TGGGACCTGGTCTGTGGCTACCGGCAGCTGCGGCAGATGGCCCAGTCCATCTACATGGCCGGGGTCCTGGTGGGCGCCCTGGTCCTGGGGGGCCTCTCGGACAG GTTTGGGCGCAAGGCCATGCTGATGTGGTCCTACCTGCAgctgggggtgatggggacGTGCACGGCCTTCGCCCCCAACTACGCCTCCTACTGCGTCTTCCGCTTCGCCGGCGGGATGGCGCTGTCCGGCTTCGGCCTCAGCATCGCCTGCCTGG TGGTGGAGTGGATCCCCACCCCGTACCGCGCCATCACCGTGGCCATCACCGGCTTCGCCTACACCCTGGGCCAGATCATCCTGGCCGGGGTGGCCTACGCCGTCCCCCACTGGcgctggctgcagctctccgTGTCCCTGCCCTTCTTCGTCTTCCTCTTCTACTCCTG GTGGCTGGCGGAGTCGGCGCGGTGGCTGGTGCTCTCGGGCAGGGCCGAGCGCGCCGTGAGGGTCCTGCAGCGCGTGGCCGCCTTCAACAACCGCAGCGAGGAGGGCGAGAAGATCACGGTGGAG ATGTTGAAGTCCAACATGAAGGAGGAGCTGGCGGCGCTGAAATCCTCCTACACCGTCTCCGACCTGGTCCGGACCCCCGTGATCCGCCACATCTTCTTCTGCCTCTCCATCgtctg GTTCTCCATCAGTTTCTCCTACTACGGCCTGGCCATGGACCTGCAGAACTTTGGGGTCAGCATTTACCTCATCCAGGTGATTTTCGGCGCCGTTGACTTCCCGGCCAAGGTGGTGGTCACCGTGTCCCTGAGCTACGTGGGCCGGCGGCTCTCGCTCGTGGTGGCCTTGTTCTTGGCAGGGCTGGTCATCGTGGCCAACATCTTTGTGCCCACAG AGCTGCAGACGGTGCGCACGGCGCTGGCCGTCATCGGCAAGGGCTGCCTCTCCGCCTCCTTCAACTGCGTCTTCCTCTACACCACCGAGCTCTACCCCACCCCCATCAG ACGGGGCTGGGCTTCGGCAGCACCATGGCGCGCGTGGGCGGCATCGTGGCGCCGCTGGTGA